The following proteins are encoded in a genomic region of Sphingobacteriales bacterium:
- the rsfS gene encoding ribosome silencing factor: MTEKREATSLEQLKNTIIQAIQDKKGNNIVSIDLRNLKNPITDFFIICHGTSDRQVEAIAENIEKEVFLKNKEKPFVREGYQNKEWILIDYFDVIVHVFLEEKRTFFDLESLWGDGILTTYN, from the coding sequence ATGACAGAAAAAAGAGAAGCCACTTCACTGGAGCAATTGAAAAACACTATCATTCAGGCTATTCAGGACAAAAAAGGGAACAACATTGTCAGCATCGATCTCAGGAATCTGAAAAATCCGATTACCGATTTTTTCATCATTTGCCACGGTACATCCGATCGTCAGGTGGAAGCTATCGCAGAAAATATTGAAAAAGAGGTATTTCTGAAAAACAAGGAAAAACCTTTTGTCAGAGAAGGCTATCAAAATAAGGAATGGATATTGATTGATTACTTCGATGTCATTGTTCACGTTTTTTTGGAGGAAAAAAGAACATTCTTTGATCTGGAATCACTTTGGGGAGATGGTATCTTAACGACTTA